CCGCCCGGCGGGCGACGGAAGGCGAGCCGCCCGCACGCTCCGACGTCCGGCCGTCACGGCCGCCGCTGTCCCTGCGGGCGCGCTCCGGTCCGGGCGGGCTGCGCAGCCGGCTGGGGTAGCACGCCGGTCAGAAGAGCGCCTCCTGGGTGTCCGGCTCCGGCGGGCGGACGCGCTCCTCCAGCGCCACCCCGGTGGTGGCCCGGCCGGCGACCGCGGTGAGCGTCCAGCCGGTGAGCAGCCGGGTGTCGAGGAGCAGCGGGCCGCTTCCGTCGGCCTGGTCCAGGAAGAGGTGACGGCCGACCGGCGGCCGCAGGGTGCCCGTGAGGACGGCGCCGTGGGCGAGCCCGCCGACGTACCGGTAGCTCTCCGGGGCGCCGCCGGCGAGGCCGAAGCGGTCGACGTGGTCGGTGACCGGACGGTCGGCGAGCAGCTCCAGGGCGTGGCCGTCCAGCAGCTGGTGCGCCCGGGCGCGGGCGTCGGCGAGGACCTCGCGGCGGTGCGGGGCGTCGCCGTGCGTCCACCAGCGGTCCGTCTTGGCGCGGCTCTTGAAGCGCTCGCGGGCCAGGCCCGAGGCGGCGACGGTGAGTTCGGCGCGTCGGATCGCCGGCAGGCCGCCACGGGCGGTGAACACGTAGGCGAGCGCGCCCTGTTCGAGCAGCCGGCTGTCGCCGCGCTGCTCGGCGGTGAGGCCGACCTTGAGCAGGCCGTCGCCGAACCAGGCGAGGTAGAGCAGGTAGGTGCGGCCGTCGTCGAGGATCTGGTCCCGGGCGAGGGCGAGGCCGCGGTCGACGCTCTG
The nucleotide sequence above comes from Streptomyces kaniharaensis. Encoded proteins:
- a CDS encoding DUF2797 domain-containing protein; this translates as MTTAPQHPDRPGGWISTGLSWHEGRPRLGAVHGTRTHERVVAAGTEVGWLLGGPRRCTGAWLAGATERTPCPHHAAIDPHGGAVQCPACQSVDRGLALARDQILDDGRTYLLYLAWFGDGLLKVGLTAEQRGDSRLLEQGALAYVFTARGGLPAIRRAELTVAASGLARERFKSRAKTDRWWTHGDAPHRREVLADARARAHQLLDGHALELLADRPVTDHVDRFGLAGGAPESYRYVGGLAHGAVLTGTLRPPVGRHLFLDQADGSGPLLLDTRLLTGWTLTAVAGRATTGVALEERVRPPEPDTQEALF